The following coding sequences are from one Mustela lutreola isolate mMusLut2 chromosome 5, mMusLut2.pri, whole genome shotgun sequence window:
- the RGS14 gene encoding regulator of G-protein signaling 14 isoform X3 — MPGKPKHLGVPNGRMVLAVSDGELSSTAGPQGQGEGRGSSLSIHSLPSGPSSPFPTEEQPVASWGLSFERLLQDPLGLAYFTEFLKKEFSAENVTFWKACERFQQIPASDTQQLAQEARHIYQEFLSSQALSPVNIDRQAWLGEEVLAEPRPDMFRAQQLQRVPQIFNLMKFDSYARFVKSPLYRECLLAEAEGRPLREPGSSSPSSPDSTRKKPKLKPGKSLPLGVEELGHLPATEGSGGRPLRKSFRRELAGGAPNSALRRESQGSLNSSASLDLGFLAFVNSKSEQSHRKSLGSTEGESESRPGKYCCVYLPDGTASLALARPGLTIRAMLAGICEKRGLSLPDIKVYLVSNEQKALVLDQDCSVLADQEVRLENRITFEVELVALERVVRISAKPTKRLQEALQPILAKHGLSPQQVALCLPGEKQPLDLGKLVSSVAAQRLVLDTHPGVKISGAGDVAQYCSQGGQPRAQNKATHPPPLSLNSLAEAPSSIPGKRQTCDIEGLVELLNRVQSSGAHDQRGLLRKEDLVLPEFLQLPTQGPHSQEAPPQTVSEVQPKGDPSDSTAHAAL, encoded by the exons ATGCCAGGGAAGCCCAAGCACCTGGGTGTCCCCAACGGGCGCATG GTTCTGGCTGTCTCAGATGGAG AGCTGAGCAGCACGGCGGGGCCTCAGGGCCAGGGCGAGGGCCGAGGAAGCTCCCTCAGTATCCACAGCCTCCCTAGTGGCCCCAGCAGCCCCTTCCCCACCGAGGAGCAGCCTGTGGCCAGCTGGGGCCTGTCCTTCGAGCGGCTGCTGCAGGACCCGCTggggctggcttatttcact GAGTTCCTGAAAAAGGAGTTCAGCGCTGAGAATGTAACTTTCTGGAAGGCCTGCGAGCGCTTCCAGCAGATCCCAGCCAGCGACACCCAGCAG CTTGCTCAGGAAGCCCGCCATATCTACCAGGAATTCCTGTCCAGCCAGGCGCTGAGCCCAGTGAACATAGACCGGCAGGCCTGGCTAGGCGAGGAGGTGCTGGCAGAACCCCGACCGGACATGTTCCGCGCACAGCAGCTCCAG CGGGTCCCGCAGATCTTCAACCTGATGAAGTTCGACAGCTACGCGCGCTTCGTCAAGTCACCGCTATACCGCGAGTGTCTCCTGGCGGAGGCCGAGGGACGCCCCCTGCGGGAACCTGGCTCCTCCAGCCCGAGCAGCCCTGACTCCACGAGGAAG AAGCCGAAGCTGAAGCCCGGGAAGTCGCTCCCGCTGGGCGTGGAGGAGTTGGGGCACCTGCCGGCTACTGAGGGCTCTGGGGGTCGCCCCCTCCGCAAGTCTTTCCGCAGGG AACTGGCAGGCGGAGCCCCAAACTCAGCCTTACGCAGAGAGTCCCAGGGCTCCCTCAACTCCTCCGCCAGTCTGGACCTTGGTTTCCTTGCCTTTGTCAACAGCAAATCTGAG CAGAGCCACCGGAAGAGCCTTGGGAGCACAGAAGGTGAGAGTGAGAGTCGGCCAGGGAAGTACTGCTGCGTGTACCTGCCTGATGGCACAGCATCCTTGGCCCTGGCACGACCTGGCCTCACCATCCGTGCCATGCTGGCGGGCATCTGTGAGAAACGAGGCCTCTCTCTACCTGACATCAAGGTCTATCTAGTCAGCAATGAGCAG AAGGCCCTGGTCCTGGACCAGGACTGCTCGGTGCTGGCGGACCAGGAAGTGCGGCTGGAGAACAGGATCACCTTCGA GGTCGAGTTGGTGGCTCTGGAGCGCGTGGTGCGGATCTCCGCCAAGCCCACCAAGCGGCTGCAGGAGGCGCTGCAGCCCATTCTGGCGAAGCACGGTCTGAGCCCGCAACAGGTGGCGCTGTGCCTG CCAGGCGAGAAGCAGCCGCTGGATCTGGGGAAGCTAGTGAGCTCGGTGGCGGCCCAGAGACTGGTTTTGGACACTCACCCAG GTGTGAAGATTTCCGGAGCTGGAGATGTAGCCCAGTACTGCAGTCag GGTGGCCAGCCTAGAGCCCAGAACAAGgccacccatccccctccactGTCCCTCAACTCGCTGGCCGAGGCGCCCAGTAGTATCCCTGGGAAGCGGCAGACCTGTGACATTGAAG GCTTGGTGGAGCTGCTGAATCGAGTGCAGAGCAGTGGGGCCCATGACCAGAGGGGCCTTCTGCGCAAAGAGGACCTGGTGCTTCCAGAATTTCTGCAGCTGCCAACCCAAGGGCCCCATTCCCAGGAGGCCCCACCACAGACTGTATCAGAGGTCCAGCCCAAGGGGGACCCCTCGGACTCCACGGCCCACGCGGCCCTCTGA
- the RGS14 gene encoding regulator of G-protein signaling 14 isoform X4 has product MPGKPKHLGVPNGRMVLAVSDGELSSTAGPQGQGEGRGSSLSIHSLPSGPSSPFPTEEQPVASWGLSFERLLQDPLGLAYFTEFLKKEFSAENVTFWKACERFQQIPASDTQQLAQEARHIYQEFLSSQALSPVNIDRQAWLGEEVLAEPRPDMFRAQQLQRVPQIFNLMKFDSYARFVKSPLYRECLLAEAEGRPLREPGSSSPSSPDSTRKKPKLKPGKSLPLGVEELGHLPATEGSGGRPLRKSFRRELAGGAPNSALRRESQGSLNSSASLDLGFLAFVNSKSESHRKSLGSTEGESESRPGKYCCVYLPDGTASLALARPGLTIRAMLAGICEKRGLSLPDIKVYLVSNEQKALVLDQDCSVLADQEVRLENRITFEVELVALERVVRISAKPTKRLQEALQPILAKHGLSPQQVALCLPGEKQPLDLGKLVSSVAAQRLVLDTHPGVKISGAGDVAQYCSQGGQPRAQNKATHPPPLSLNSLAEAPSSIPGKRQTCDIEGLVELLNRVQSSGAHDQRGLLRKEDLVLPEFLQLPTQGPHSQEAPPQTVSEVQPKGDPSDSTAHAAL; this is encoded by the exons ATGCCAGGGAAGCCCAAGCACCTGGGTGTCCCCAACGGGCGCATG GTTCTGGCTGTCTCAGATGGAG AGCTGAGCAGCACGGCGGGGCCTCAGGGCCAGGGCGAGGGCCGAGGAAGCTCCCTCAGTATCCACAGCCTCCCTAGTGGCCCCAGCAGCCCCTTCCCCACCGAGGAGCAGCCTGTGGCCAGCTGGGGCCTGTCCTTCGAGCGGCTGCTGCAGGACCCGCTggggctggcttatttcact GAGTTCCTGAAAAAGGAGTTCAGCGCTGAGAATGTAACTTTCTGGAAGGCCTGCGAGCGCTTCCAGCAGATCCCAGCCAGCGACACCCAGCAG CTTGCTCAGGAAGCCCGCCATATCTACCAGGAATTCCTGTCCAGCCAGGCGCTGAGCCCAGTGAACATAGACCGGCAGGCCTGGCTAGGCGAGGAGGTGCTGGCAGAACCCCGACCGGACATGTTCCGCGCACAGCAGCTCCAG CGGGTCCCGCAGATCTTCAACCTGATGAAGTTCGACAGCTACGCGCGCTTCGTCAAGTCACCGCTATACCGCGAGTGTCTCCTGGCGGAGGCCGAGGGACGCCCCCTGCGGGAACCTGGCTCCTCCAGCCCGAGCAGCCCTGACTCCACGAGGAAG AAGCCGAAGCTGAAGCCCGGGAAGTCGCTCCCGCTGGGCGTGGAGGAGTTGGGGCACCTGCCGGCTACTGAGGGCTCTGGGGGTCGCCCCCTCCGCAAGTCTTTCCGCAGGG AACTGGCAGGCGGAGCCCCAAACTCAGCCTTACGCAGAGAGTCCCAGGGCTCCCTCAACTCCTCCGCCAGTCTGGACCTTGGTTTCCTTGCCTTTGTCAACAGCAAATCTGAG AGCCACCGGAAGAGCCTTGGGAGCACAGAAGGTGAGAGTGAGAGTCGGCCAGGGAAGTACTGCTGCGTGTACCTGCCTGATGGCACAGCATCCTTGGCCCTGGCACGACCTGGCCTCACCATCCGTGCCATGCTGGCGGGCATCTGTGAGAAACGAGGCCTCTCTCTACCTGACATCAAGGTCTATCTAGTCAGCAATGAGCAG AAGGCCCTGGTCCTGGACCAGGACTGCTCGGTGCTGGCGGACCAGGAAGTGCGGCTGGAGAACAGGATCACCTTCGA GGTCGAGTTGGTGGCTCTGGAGCGCGTGGTGCGGATCTCCGCCAAGCCCACCAAGCGGCTGCAGGAGGCGCTGCAGCCCATTCTGGCGAAGCACGGTCTGAGCCCGCAACAGGTGGCGCTGTGCCTG CCAGGCGAGAAGCAGCCGCTGGATCTGGGGAAGCTAGTGAGCTCGGTGGCGGCCCAGAGACTGGTTTTGGACACTCACCCAG GTGTGAAGATTTCCGGAGCTGGAGATGTAGCCCAGTACTGCAGTCag GGTGGCCAGCCTAGAGCCCAGAACAAGgccacccatccccctccactGTCCCTCAACTCGCTGGCCGAGGCGCCCAGTAGTATCCCTGGGAAGCGGCAGACCTGTGACATTGAAG GCTTGGTGGAGCTGCTGAATCGAGTGCAGAGCAGTGGGGCCCATGACCAGAGGGGCCTTCTGCGCAAAGAGGACCTGGTGCTTCCAGAATTTCTGCAGCTGCCAACCCAAGGGCCCCATTCCCAGGAGGCCCCACCACAGACTGTATCAGAGGTCCAGCCCAAGGGGGACCCCTCGGACTCCACGGCCCACGCGGCCCTCTGA
- the RGS14 gene encoding regulator of G-protein signaling 14 isoform X1 yields the protein MPGKPKHLGVPNGRMVLAVSDGELSSTAGPQGQGEGRGSSLSIHSLPSGPSSPFPTEEQPVASWGLSFERLLQDPLGLAYFTEFLKKEFSAENVTFWKACERFQQIPASDTQQLAQEARHIYQEFLSSQALSPVNIDRQAWLGEEVLAEPRPDMFRAQQLQRVPQIFNLMKFDSYARFVKSPLYRECLLAEAEGRPLREPGSSSPSSPDSTRKKPKLKPGKSLPLGVEELGHLPATEGSGGRPLRKSFRRELAGGAPNSALRRESQGSLNSSASLDLGFLAFVNSKSEVSPAGVCGSAGGPVSRRHYIWQSHRKSLGSTEGESESRPGKYCCVYLPDGTASLALARPGLTIRAMLAGICEKRGLSLPDIKVYLVSNEQKALVLDQDCSVLADQEVRLENRITFEVELVALERVVRISAKPTKRLQEALQPILAKHGLSPQQVALCLPGEKQPLDLGKLVSSVAAQRLVLDTHPGVKISGAGDVAQYCSQGGQPRAQNKATHPPPLSLNSLAEAPSSIPGKRQTCDIEGLVELLNRVQSSGAHDQRGLLRKEDLVLPEFLQLPTQGPHSQEAPPQTVSEVQPKGDPSDSTAHAAL from the exons ATGCCAGGGAAGCCCAAGCACCTGGGTGTCCCCAACGGGCGCATG GTTCTGGCTGTCTCAGATGGAG AGCTGAGCAGCACGGCGGGGCCTCAGGGCCAGGGCGAGGGCCGAGGAAGCTCCCTCAGTATCCACAGCCTCCCTAGTGGCCCCAGCAGCCCCTTCCCCACCGAGGAGCAGCCTGTGGCCAGCTGGGGCCTGTCCTTCGAGCGGCTGCTGCAGGACCCGCTggggctggcttatttcact GAGTTCCTGAAAAAGGAGTTCAGCGCTGAGAATGTAACTTTCTGGAAGGCCTGCGAGCGCTTCCAGCAGATCCCAGCCAGCGACACCCAGCAG CTTGCTCAGGAAGCCCGCCATATCTACCAGGAATTCCTGTCCAGCCAGGCGCTGAGCCCAGTGAACATAGACCGGCAGGCCTGGCTAGGCGAGGAGGTGCTGGCAGAACCCCGACCGGACATGTTCCGCGCACAGCAGCTCCAG CGGGTCCCGCAGATCTTCAACCTGATGAAGTTCGACAGCTACGCGCGCTTCGTCAAGTCACCGCTATACCGCGAGTGTCTCCTGGCGGAGGCCGAGGGACGCCCCCTGCGGGAACCTGGCTCCTCCAGCCCGAGCAGCCCTGACTCCACGAGGAAG AAGCCGAAGCTGAAGCCCGGGAAGTCGCTCCCGCTGGGCGTGGAGGAGTTGGGGCACCTGCCGGCTACTGAGGGCTCTGGGGGTCGCCCCCTCCGCAAGTCTTTCCGCAGGG AACTGGCAGGCGGAGCCCCAAACTCAGCCTTACGCAGAGAGTCCCAGGGCTCCCTCAACTCCTCCGCCAGTCTGGACCTTGGTTTCCTTGCCTTTGTCAACAGCAAATCTGAG gtgtccccagcagGTGTATGTGGGTCAGCGGGAGGACCTGTCTCTAGGCGCCACTACATCTGG CAGAGCCACCGGAAGAGCCTTGGGAGCACAGAAGGTGAGAGTGAGAGTCGGCCAGGGAAGTACTGCTGCGTGTACCTGCCTGATGGCACAGCATCCTTGGCCCTGGCACGACCTGGCCTCACCATCCGTGCCATGCTGGCGGGCATCTGTGAGAAACGAGGCCTCTCTCTACCTGACATCAAGGTCTATCTAGTCAGCAATGAGCAG AAGGCCCTGGTCCTGGACCAGGACTGCTCGGTGCTGGCGGACCAGGAAGTGCGGCTGGAGAACAGGATCACCTTCGA GGTCGAGTTGGTGGCTCTGGAGCGCGTGGTGCGGATCTCCGCCAAGCCCACCAAGCGGCTGCAGGAGGCGCTGCAGCCCATTCTGGCGAAGCACGGTCTGAGCCCGCAACAGGTGGCGCTGTGCCTG CCAGGCGAGAAGCAGCCGCTGGATCTGGGGAAGCTAGTGAGCTCGGTGGCGGCCCAGAGACTGGTTTTGGACACTCACCCAG GTGTGAAGATTTCCGGAGCTGGAGATGTAGCCCAGTACTGCAGTCag GGTGGCCAGCCTAGAGCCCAGAACAAGgccacccatccccctccactGTCCCTCAACTCGCTGGCCGAGGCGCCCAGTAGTATCCCTGGGAAGCGGCAGACCTGTGACATTGAAG GCTTGGTGGAGCTGCTGAATCGAGTGCAGAGCAGTGGGGCCCATGACCAGAGGGGCCTTCTGCGCAAAGAGGACCTGGTGCTTCCAGAATTTCTGCAGCTGCCAACCCAAGGGCCCCATTCCCAGGAGGCCCCACCACAGACTGTATCAGAGGTCCAGCCCAAGGGGGACCCCTCGGACTCCACGGCCCACGCGGCCCTCTGA
- the RGS14 gene encoding regulator of G-protein signaling 14 isoform X5 has protein sequence MPGKPKHLGVPNGRMVLAVSDGELSSTAGPQGQGEGRGSSLSIHSLPSGPSSPFPTEEQPVASWGLSFERLLQDPLGLAYFTEFLKKEFSAENVTFWKACERFQQIPASDTQQLAQEARHIYQEFLSSQALSPVNIDRQAWLGEEVLAEPRPDMFRAQQLQIFNLMKFDSYARFVKSPLYRECLLAEAEGRPLREPGSSSPSSPDSTRKKPKLKPGKSLPLGVEELGHLPATEGSGGRPLRKSFRRELAGGAPNSALRRESQGSLNSSASLDLGFLAFVNSKSESHRKSLGSTEGESESRPGKYCCVYLPDGTASLALARPGLTIRAMLAGICEKRGLSLPDIKVYLVSNEQKALVLDQDCSVLADQEVRLENRITFEVELVALERVVRISAKPTKRLQEALQPILAKHGLSPQQVALCLPGEKQPLDLGKLVSSVAAQRLVLDTHPGVKISGAGDVAQYCSQGGQPRAQNKATHPPPLSLNSLAEAPSSIPGKRQTCDIEGLVELLNRVQSSGAHDQRGLLRKEDLVLPEFLQLPTQGPHSQEAPPQTVSEVQPKGDPSDSTAHAAL, from the exons ATGCCAGGGAAGCCCAAGCACCTGGGTGTCCCCAACGGGCGCATG GTTCTGGCTGTCTCAGATGGAG AGCTGAGCAGCACGGCGGGGCCTCAGGGCCAGGGCGAGGGCCGAGGAAGCTCCCTCAGTATCCACAGCCTCCCTAGTGGCCCCAGCAGCCCCTTCCCCACCGAGGAGCAGCCTGTGGCCAGCTGGGGCCTGTCCTTCGAGCGGCTGCTGCAGGACCCGCTggggctggcttatttcact GAGTTCCTGAAAAAGGAGTTCAGCGCTGAGAATGTAACTTTCTGGAAGGCCTGCGAGCGCTTCCAGCAGATCCCAGCCAGCGACACCCAGCAG CTTGCTCAGGAAGCCCGCCATATCTACCAGGAATTCCTGTCCAGCCAGGCGCTGAGCCCAGTGAACATAGACCGGCAGGCCTGGCTAGGCGAGGAGGTGCTGGCAGAACCCCGACCGGACATGTTCCGCGCACAGCAGCTCCAG ATCTTCAACCTGATGAAGTTCGACAGCTACGCGCGCTTCGTCAAGTCACCGCTATACCGCGAGTGTCTCCTGGCGGAGGCCGAGGGACGCCCCCTGCGGGAACCTGGCTCCTCCAGCCCGAGCAGCCCTGACTCCACGAGGAAG AAGCCGAAGCTGAAGCCCGGGAAGTCGCTCCCGCTGGGCGTGGAGGAGTTGGGGCACCTGCCGGCTACTGAGGGCTCTGGGGGTCGCCCCCTCCGCAAGTCTTTCCGCAGGG AACTGGCAGGCGGAGCCCCAAACTCAGCCTTACGCAGAGAGTCCCAGGGCTCCCTCAACTCCTCCGCCAGTCTGGACCTTGGTTTCCTTGCCTTTGTCAACAGCAAATCTGAG AGCCACCGGAAGAGCCTTGGGAGCACAGAAGGTGAGAGTGAGAGTCGGCCAGGGAAGTACTGCTGCGTGTACCTGCCTGATGGCACAGCATCCTTGGCCCTGGCACGACCTGGCCTCACCATCCGTGCCATGCTGGCGGGCATCTGTGAGAAACGAGGCCTCTCTCTACCTGACATCAAGGTCTATCTAGTCAGCAATGAGCAG AAGGCCCTGGTCCTGGACCAGGACTGCTCGGTGCTGGCGGACCAGGAAGTGCGGCTGGAGAACAGGATCACCTTCGA GGTCGAGTTGGTGGCTCTGGAGCGCGTGGTGCGGATCTCCGCCAAGCCCACCAAGCGGCTGCAGGAGGCGCTGCAGCCCATTCTGGCGAAGCACGGTCTGAGCCCGCAACAGGTGGCGCTGTGCCTG CCAGGCGAGAAGCAGCCGCTGGATCTGGGGAAGCTAGTGAGCTCGGTGGCGGCCCAGAGACTGGTTTTGGACACTCACCCAG GTGTGAAGATTTCCGGAGCTGGAGATGTAGCCCAGTACTGCAGTCag GGTGGCCAGCCTAGAGCCCAGAACAAGgccacccatccccctccactGTCCCTCAACTCGCTGGCCGAGGCGCCCAGTAGTATCCCTGGGAAGCGGCAGACCTGTGACATTGAAG GCTTGGTGGAGCTGCTGAATCGAGTGCAGAGCAGTGGGGCCCATGACCAGAGGGGCCTTCTGCGCAAAGAGGACCTGGTGCTTCCAGAATTTCTGCAGCTGCCAACCCAAGGGCCCCATTCCCAGGAGGCCCCACCACAGACTGTATCAGAGGTCCAGCCCAAGGGGGACCCCTCGGACTCCACGGCCCACGCGGCCCTCTGA
- the RGS14 gene encoding regulator of G-protein signaling 14 isoform X2 has protein sequence MPGKPKHLGVPNGRMVLAVSDGELSSTAGPQGQGEGRGSSLSIHSLPSGPSSPFPTEEQPVASWGLSFERLLQDPLGLAYFTEFLKKEFSAENVTFWKACERFQQIPASDTQQLAQEARHIYQEFLSSQALSPVNIDRQAWLGEEVLAEPRPDMFRAQQLQRVPQIFNLMKFDSYARFVKSPLYRECLLAEAEGRPLREPGSSSPSSPDSTRKKPKLKPGKSLPLGVEELGHLPATEGSGGRPLRKSFRRELAGGAPNSALRRESQGSLNSSASLDLGFLAFVNSKSEVSPAGVCGSAGGPVSRRHYIWSHRKSLGSTEGESESRPGKYCCVYLPDGTASLALARPGLTIRAMLAGICEKRGLSLPDIKVYLVSNEQKALVLDQDCSVLADQEVRLENRITFEVELVALERVVRISAKPTKRLQEALQPILAKHGLSPQQVALCLPGEKQPLDLGKLVSSVAAQRLVLDTHPGVKISGAGDVAQYCSQGGQPRAQNKATHPPPLSLNSLAEAPSSIPGKRQTCDIEGLVELLNRVQSSGAHDQRGLLRKEDLVLPEFLQLPTQGPHSQEAPPQTVSEVQPKGDPSDSTAHAAL, from the exons ATGCCAGGGAAGCCCAAGCACCTGGGTGTCCCCAACGGGCGCATG GTTCTGGCTGTCTCAGATGGAG AGCTGAGCAGCACGGCGGGGCCTCAGGGCCAGGGCGAGGGCCGAGGAAGCTCCCTCAGTATCCACAGCCTCCCTAGTGGCCCCAGCAGCCCCTTCCCCACCGAGGAGCAGCCTGTGGCCAGCTGGGGCCTGTCCTTCGAGCGGCTGCTGCAGGACCCGCTggggctggcttatttcact GAGTTCCTGAAAAAGGAGTTCAGCGCTGAGAATGTAACTTTCTGGAAGGCCTGCGAGCGCTTCCAGCAGATCCCAGCCAGCGACACCCAGCAG CTTGCTCAGGAAGCCCGCCATATCTACCAGGAATTCCTGTCCAGCCAGGCGCTGAGCCCAGTGAACATAGACCGGCAGGCCTGGCTAGGCGAGGAGGTGCTGGCAGAACCCCGACCGGACATGTTCCGCGCACAGCAGCTCCAG CGGGTCCCGCAGATCTTCAACCTGATGAAGTTCGACAGCTACGCGCGCTTCGTCAAGTCACCGCTATACCGCGAGTGTCTCCTGGCGGAGGCCGAGGGACGCCCCCTGCGGGAACCTGGCTCCTCCAGCCCGAGCAGCCCTGACTCCACGAGGAAG AAGCCGAAGCTGAAGCCCGGGAAGTCGCTCCCGCTGGGCGTGGAGGAGTTGGGGCACCTGCCGGCTACTGAGGGCTCTGGGGGTCGCCCCCTCCGCAAGTCTTTCCGCAGGG AACTGGCAGGCGGAGCCCCAAACTCAGCCTTACGCAGAGAGTCCCAGGGCTCCCTCAACTCCTCCGCCAGTCTGGACCTTGGTTTCCTTGCCTTTGTCAACAGCAAATCTGAG gtgtccccagcagGTGTATGTGGGTCAGCGGGAGGACCTGTCTCTAGGCGCCACTACATCTGG AGCCACCGGAAGAGCCTTGGGAGCACAGAAGGTGAGAGTGAGAGTCGGCCAGGGAAGTACTGCTGCGTGTACCTGCCTGATGGCACAGCATCCTTGGCCCTGGCACGACCTGGCCTCACCATCCGTGCCATGCTGGCGGGCATCTGTGAGAAACGAGGCCTCTCTCTACCTGACATCAAGGTCTATCTAGTCAGCAATGAGCAG AAGGCCCTGGTCCTGGACCAGGACTGCTCGGTGCTGGCGGACCAGGAAGTGCGGCTGGAGAACAGGATCACCTTCGA GGTCGAGTTGGTGGCTCTGGAGCGCGTGGTGCGGATCTCCGCCAAGCCCACCAAGCGGCTGCAGGAGGCGCTGCAGCCCATTCTGGCGAAGCACGGTCTGAGCCCGCAACAGGTGGCGCTGTGCCTG CCAGGCGAGAAGCAGCCGCTGGATCTGGGGAAGCTAGTGAGCTCGGTGGCGGCCCAGAGACTGGTTTTGGACACTCACCCAG GTGTGAAGATTTCCGGAGCTGGAGATGTAGCCCAGTACTGCAGTCag GGTGGCCAGCCTAGAGCCCAGAACAAGgccacccatccccctccactGTCCCTCAACTCGCTGGCCGAGGCGCCCAGTAGTATCCCTGGGAAGCGGCAGACCTGTGACATTGAAG GCTTGGTGGAGCTGCTGAATCGAGTGCAGAGCAGTGGGGCCCATGACCAGAGGGGCCTTCTGCGCAAAGAGGACCTGGTGCTTCCAGAATTTCTGCAGCTGCCAACCCAAGGGCCCCATTCCCAGGAGGCCCCACCACAGACTGTATCAGAGGTCCAGCCCAAGGGGGACCCCTCGGACTCCACGGCCCACGCGGCCCTCTGA